A stretch of Brassica napus cultivar Da-Ae chromosome C6, Da-Ae, whole genome shotgun sequence DNA encodes these proteins:
- the LOC125588606 gene encoding uncharacterized protein At4g04775-like — protein sequence MGQDYSYTQPSSEEFDINSLLEAEAALYGDEAQSSYIIAEADQYPPEPEADEGIPRTCYCGSEVVVETSYTRKDPGRRYFSCNNVDDGDSHIWKWWDVVIQEELRETQTQLRMVKDQFFESDQKVAKLDKIVGVLTKKTSVINYGLAKGVSVLVLVILVIVMGWKSFGGFKHQCQNSRRGWQVTCFTLTY from the exons ATGGGACAAGACTATAGCTACACGCAGCCTTCATCAGAGGAGTTCGACATCAACTCTTTACTTGAAGCAGAAGCTGCTCTCTACGGGGATGAAGCTCAGAGTAGCTACATAATTGCAGAGGCGGATCAGTACCCACCAGAACCTGAGGCTGATGAAGGAATACCGAGGACATGCTATTGCGGTAGTGAGGTTGTTGTTGAAACCTCGTACACTCGTAAAGATCCAGGAAGGAGGTACTTCTCCTGCAACAACGTTGACGATGGAGACTCTCACATCTGGAAATGGTGGGATGTGGTGATTCAAGAAGAGCTTCGTGAAACGCAGACACAACTTAGGATGGTCAAGGATCAATTCTTTGAGAGTGACCAGAAGGTGGCTAAGCTTGACAAGATCGTGGGTGTGTTAACTAAGAAGACATCAGTGATTAACTATGGTTTGGCAAAGGGAGTTAGTGTACTGGTGTTGGTGATACTGGTCATCGTTATGGGCTG GAAGAGCTTCGGAGGTTTTAAACATCAGTGTCAGAACTCGAGAAGGGGTTGGCAGGTAACTTGTTTCACGCTTACTTACTAG
- the LOC125588509 gene encoding glutathione S-transferase T3-like yields MNTTTGFVNLMYSQSSVDLESPEPAWFGSQGPDEFVFHPGVESSFQPGVQSAVQPGVQSAVQPGVQSAVQPTVESANKERRKWSPNEDKILIGAWLNTSKDPVVSCDQKAELPRELGPAKQRWARINEQVCKFVGCYEAALRGQRSGQNEDDVMKAALESFFNIYEHKFSLEHAWRELRHDQKWCTTYMVKDGGKEKRKPVVDVDTEDDVTEPESRPVGVKAAKAAGKRKKSGKEEEMSQLQSIMEMKEKLSKQKILERLLAKKDPLSEMEESLKLKLMTEML; encoded by the exons ATGAATACCACAACTGGCTTTGTTAATCTAATGTATAGTCAATCTTCAGTTGATCTTGAGTCACCCGAACCAGCTTGGTTCGGGTCCCAAGGTCCTGATGAGTTTGTTTTCCACCCTGGTGTCGAGTCTTCTTTCCAACCTGGTGTCCAGTCTGCTGTGCAGCCTGGTGTCCAGTCTGCTGTGCAGCCTGGTGTCCAGTCTGCTGTGCAGCCTACTGTCGAGTCTGCTAACAAAGAGAGGAGGAAATGGTCTCCTAATGAGGATAAAATCCTCATTGGTGCTTGGCTTAACACCAGCAAAGACCCCGTTGTCAGCTGTGACCAGAAAGCTGAAC TACCTAGAGAGCTTGGTCCAGCGAAGCAGCGGTGGGCTAGGATTAACGAGCAGGTCTGTAAGTTCGTTGGATGCTATGAGGCGGCGTTGAGGGGGCAGAGAAGTGGTCAGAATGAAGACGATGTGATGAAAGCTGCCCTCGAATCATTCTTCAACATTTATGAGCACAAGTTCAGCCTCGAACATGCGTGGAGGGAGCTGAGGCATGACCAGAAATGGTGCACCACCTATATGGTTAAAGATGGTGGGAAGGAGAAGCGCAAACCAGTGGTGGACGTTGATACAGAAGATGATGTTACCGAACCTGAAAGCAGACCAGTTGGTGTGAAAGCTGCTAAAGCAGCTGgtaagaggaagaagagtggCAAGGAAGAAGAGATGTCACAGCTTCAGTCCATCATGGAAATGAAAGAAAAGCTCTCTAAACAAAAGATTCTAGAACGTTTACTTGCCAAAAAAGATCCTCTCTCCGAGATGGAAGAATCTCTTAAACTGAAACTCATGACTGAGATGTTATGA
- the LOC106449836 gene encoding protein NUCLEAR FUSION DEFECTIVE 6, mitochondrial yields MAANGVRRALHSSSSTGRILFSRSSSAPKLGKSAGFAFGNGSSSSRSSLRRLTSSRIPVELGAGMSLIPLHSVTASALLTSLLSLSNQSWGCLSEGFATTL; encoded by the exons ATGGCGGCGAACGGCGTGAGAAGAGCCCTTCACTCATCGTCATCCACGGGGAGAATACTCTTCAGTCGTTCATCTTCTGCTCCGAAACTCGGAAAATCCGCGGGATTCGCTTTCGGGAATGGATCATCTTCATCTCGCTCCTCACTTCGCAGGCTCACATCCTCCAG GATCCCAGTGGAGCTGGGTGCAGGGATGTCGCTTATACCTTTACACAGTGTTACTGCTTCAGCCTTGCTCACTTCGTTGCTGTCTCTCAGCAATCAAAGCTGGGGTTGCCTTTCAGAAG GATTTGCGACAACCCTATAA
- the LOC106446501 gene encoding uncharacterized protein LOC106446501 isoform X2 codes for MGREVLVVGILILLCSEFVSSAPSANSPAKIVSGFISNHGSSLMKWLWSLKSTSTKTTIATRSMVKFENGYTVETVFDGSKLGIEPYSIEVLPNGELLILDSENSNIYKISSSLSLYSRPRLVTGSPEGYAGHVDGRLRDARLNHPKGLTVDDRGNIYVADTVNNAIRKISEGGVTTIAGGKTARNGGHVDGQSEDAKFSNDFDVVYLGSSCSLLVIDRGNKAIREIQLHFDDCAYQYGSGFPLVLVAAGFFGYMLALLQRRVGSIVSSHDQEMFEADHDQKPSRPSLIPTGEEQQEKQDESFLVYLGNLASNAWVSVMEILRIKQSAATTNFQQYQTKQSSAAFSTTAPWPIQESFVVRDEDEPPPVEHKNQTLRKTYAFMSKDAEKMQQLRQSRAFYSSSWEPEFPNQQQQKQQQQHRRHYSSIPHTHYEQNSEQTNEIVFGAVQEQSSKRAAKPKESGEQINNNNNTQQNLHYRAHSVSYPYGYYPYT; via the exons ATGGGTAGAGAAGTTCTGGTTGTGGGTATTCTCATTCTCCTCTGTTCTGAGTTTGTATCTTCAGCTCCTTCAGCTAACTCTCCAGCAA AGATTGTAAGTGGGTTCATCTCAAATCACGGCTCTTCACTCATGAAATGGTTATGGTCACTCAAATCCACCTCCACCAAAACAA CAATTGCAACGAGATCGATGGTGAAATTCGAGAATGGGTATACAGTGGAGACAGTGTTCGACGGAAGCAAACTCGGTATCGAACCATATTCGATTGAGGTTCTGCCTAACGGCGAGTTGCTTATTCTTGATTCTGAGAACAGTAACATCTACaagatctcttcctctctttcACTAT ATAGTAGGCCGAGACTAGTTACTGGCTCCCCTGAAGGATACGCAGGTCATGTTGATGGGAGATTACGTGACGCCAGGCTGAACCATCCTAAGGGACTTACGGTTGATGACAGAGGAAACATATATGTGGCTGATACAGTCAACAATGCTATCCGGAAGATAAGTGAAGGAG GAGTTACAACAATAGCTGGGGGCAAAACAGCTAGAAATGGAGGGCATGTGGATGGACAAAGCGAAGATGCAAAGTTCTCAAATGATTTTGATGTTGTGTATCTTGGAAGCAGTTGTTCCCTGCTTGTTATCGACCGTGGAAACAAAGCCATCAGAGAGATTCAGCTTCATTTCGACGACTGTGCTTATCAATATGGAAGCGGGTTCCCTCTTG TTCTCGTAGCTGCAGGTTTCTTTGGTTACATGCTGGCCCTGTTGCAGAGAAGAGTTGGTTCTATCGTCTCTTCTCATGATCAAGAAATGTTTGAAGCTGATCATGATCAAAAGCCATCTAGACCGTCTCTGATTCCAACTGGAGAGGAGCAGCAAGAAAAACAAGACGAAAGCTTCTTGGTTTACCTTGGGAATCTCGCTTCGAATGCTTGGGTTTCTGTTATGGAGATCCTCAGAATAAAGCAGTCAGCAGCCACAACAAACTTTCAGCAGTACCAAACAAAGCAGTCTTCTGCTGCATTTAGCACAACAGCTCCATGGCCTATTCAAGAGAGCTTTGTGGTCAGAGACGAGGACGAACCTCCTCCTGTTGAGCACAAGAACCAAACTCTAAGAAAGACTTATGCTTTTATGTCTAAAGACGCGGAGAAAATGCAGCAGCTGCGTCAGAGCCGTGCATTCTACAGTAGCAGCTGGGAACCTGAGTTCCCAAATCAGCAGCAGcagaagcagcagcagcagcataGAAGGCATTACTCGTCGATCCCGCATACTCACTATGAGCAGAACAGTGAGCAGACTAATGAGATAGTCTTTGGGGCGGTCCAAGAACAGAGCAGCAAGCGTGCAGCTAAGCCTAAGGAGTCAGGAGAGCAgattaataacaataataatactCAACAGAATCTTCACTACAGAGCTCATTCTGTTAGTTACCCATATGGATACTATCCATATACATGA
- the LOC106446501 gene encoding uncharacterized protein LOC106446501 isoform X1 codes for MGREVLVVGILILLCSEFVSSAPSANSPAKIVSGFISNHGSSLMKWLWSLKSTSTKTTIATRSMVKFENGYTVETVFDGSKLGIEPYSIEVLPNGELLILDSENSNIYKISSSLSLYSRPRLVTGSPEGYAGHVDGRLRDARLNHPKGLTVDDRGNIYVADTVNNAIRKISEGGVTTIAGGKTARNGGHVDGQSEDAKFSNDFDVVYLGSSCSLLVIDRGNKAIREIQLHFDDCAYQYGSGFPLGIAVLVAAGFFGYMLALLQRRVGSIVSSHDQEMFEADHDQKPSRPSLIPTGEEQQEKQDESFLVYLGNLASNAWVSVMEILRIKQSAATTNFQQYQTKQSSAAFSTTAPWPIQESFVVRDEDEPPPVEHKNQTLRKTYAFMSKDAEKMQQLRQSRAFYSSSWEPEFPNQQQQKQQQQHRRHYSSIPHTHYEQNSEQTNEIVFGAVQEQSSKRAAKPKESGEQINNNNNTQQNLHYRAHSVSYPYGYYPYT; via the exons ATGGGTAGAGAAGTTCTGGTTGTGGGTATTCTCATTCTCCTCTGTTCTGAGTTTGTATCTTCAGCTCCTTCAGCTAACTCTCCAGCAA AGATTGTAAGTGGGTTCATCTCAAATCACGGCTCTTCACTCATGAAATGGTTATGGTCACTCAAATCCACCTCCACCAAAACAA CAATTGCAACGAGATCGATGGTGAAATTCGAGAATGGGTATACAGTGGAGACAGTGTTCGACGGAAGCAAACTCGGTATCGAACCATATTCGATTGAGGTTCTGCCTAACGGCGAGTTGCTTATTCTTGATTCTGAGAACAGTAACATCTACaagatctcttcctctctttcACTAT ATAGTAGGCCGAGACTAGTTACTGGCTCCCCTGAAGGATACGCAGGTCATGTTGATGGGAGATTACGTGACGCCAGGCTGAACCATCCTAAGGGACTTACGGTTGATGACAGAGGAAACATATATGTGGCTGATACAGTCAACAATGCTATCCGGAAGATAAGTGAAGGAG GAGTTACAACAATAGCTGGGGGCAAAACAGCTAGAAATGGAGGGCATGTGGATGGACAAAGCGAAGATGCAAAGTTCTCAAATGATTTTGATGTTGTGTATCTTGGAAGCAGTTGTTCCCTGCTTGTTATCGACCGTGGAAACAAAGCCATCAGAGAGATTCAGCTTCATTTCGACGACTGTGCTTATCAATATGGAAGCGGGTTCCCTCTTG GGATTGCAGTTCTCGTAGCTGCAGGTTTCTTTGGTTACATGCTGGCCCTGTTGCAGAGAAGAGTTGGTTCTATCGTCTCTTCTCATGATCAAGAAATGTTTGAAGCTGATCATGATCAAAAGCCATCTAGACCGTCTCTGATTCCAACTGGAGAGGAGCAGCAAGAAAAACAAGACGAAAGCTTCTTGGTTTACCTTGGGAATCTCGCTTCGAATGCTTGGGTTTCTGTTATGGAGATCCTCAGAATAAAGCAGTCAGCAGCCACAACAAACTTTCAGCAGTACCAAACAAAGCAGTCTTCTGCTGCATTTAGCACAACAGCTCCATGGCCTATTCAAGAGAGCTTTGTGGTCAGAGACGAGGACGAACCTCCTCCTGTTGAGCACAAGAACCAAACTCTAAGAAAGACTTATGCTTTTATGTCTAAAGACGCGGAGAAAATGCAGCAGCTGCGTCAGAGCCGTGCATTCTACAGTAGCAGCTGGGAACCTGAGTTCCCAAATCAGCAGCAGcagaagcagcagcagcagcataGAAGGCATTACTCGTCGATCCCGCATACTCACTATGAGCAGAACAGTGAGCAGACTAATGAGATAGTCTTTGGGGCGGTCCAAGAACAGAGCAGCAAGCGTGCAGCTAAGCCTAAGGAGTCAGGAGAGCAgattaataacaataataatactCAACAGAATCTTCACTACAGAGCTCATTCTGTTAGTTACCCATATGGATACTATCCATATACATGA
- the BNAC06G24740D gene encoding uncharacterized protein BNAC06G24740D translates to MAESKISKRMVKQTMGKKKNNKKGHESGSGSGLLRMKVRKLQILIPGGKRCNHPNLLLLKTVDYIVYLKLKLRLLKALSNSF, encoded by the coding sequence ATGGCGGAGTCAAAGATCTCCAAGAGGATGGTGAAGCAGACGATgggcaagaagaagaacaacaaaaagGGTCATGAgtctggatccggatccggtTTGCTTCGGATGAAGGTGAGGAAGCTCCAAATACTGATACCAGGTGGGAAAAGATGCAACCACCCGAATCTACTTTTATTGAAAACCGTTGACTATATTGTCTACTTGAAGTTGAAGCTTAGGCTCCTTAAAGCATTATCCAACTCTTTTTGA